In Streptomyces sp. DG2A-72, one genomic interval encodes:
- the ilvY gene encoding HTH-type transcriptional activator IlvY, whose amino-acid sequence MRDDHRELRLFLHLAQTLNFGRTSLDCHVSPATLTRTVQRLEADLGHRLFDRGPRGVALTAQGQRFREYAVQALELWRSYREEHPDPAELTGHLAVFATVTACQALLPDLLAPFRTAHPQVRLDLRTGDAAAALARLDEGEVDVAVAGIPARLPEPLVSRTVAVTELVLVTARERPAPGLDGPFVLPHRGLVREAADRWFRARGTTPDVACEPDGHEGLLTLVALGCGTGVVPRLVLEHSAVRERLSVLPADPPPEPFPIGLCVRRADLRRPLVAALWSLTG is encoded by the coding sequence GTGCGGGACGACCATCGGGAGCTGCGGCTCTTCCTGCATCTGGCGCAGACGCTGAACTTCGGCCGGACGAGCCTCGACTGCCATGTCAGTCCGGCGACGCTGACGCGGACCGTGCAGCGGCTGGAGGCCGATCTCGGGCACCGGCTGTTCGACCGGGGGCCGCGCGGGGTGGCGCTGACGGCGCAGGGGCAGCGGTTCCGTGAATACGCCGTCCAGGCACTGGAGTTGTGGCGCTCCTACCGGGAGGAGCATCCCGATCCGGCCGAACTGACCGGCCACCTGGCCGTGTTCGCCACGGTGACCGCCTGCCAGGCGCTGCTGCCCGACCTGCTGGCTCCGTTCCGCACGGCCCACCCCCAGGTGCGGCTCGATCTGCGGACCGGCGACGCGGCTGCCGCGCTGGCCCGTCTCGACGAGGGCGAGGTGGACGTGGCCGTCGCGGGGATCCCGGCCAGGCTGCCGGAGCCGCTGGTGAGCCGGACGGTCGCGGTGACCGAGCTGGTCCTGGTCACCGCGCGGGAGCGACCGGCCCCGGGGCTCGACGGGCCCTTCGTCCTGCCCCACCGCGGTCTGGTCCGCGAGGCCGCCGACCGCTGGTTCCGCGCCCGTGGGACGACACCCGACGTGGCCTGTGAACCGGACGGTCACGAGGGGCTGCTGACGCTGGTCGCCCTGGGCTGCGGCACGGGCGTGGTCCCGCGCCTCGTACTGGAACACAGTGCGGTGCGCGAGCGGCTGTCGGTGCTGCCCGCGGATCCGCCGCCGGAGCCGTTCCCGATCGGGTTGTGCGTGCGGCGGGCGGATCTGCGGCGGCCGTTGGTGGCGGCCTTGTGGAGCCTGACGGGCTGA
- a CDS encoding helix-turn-helix transcriptional regulator, producing MTTTELGRALRRWRDRVAPESAGLPTGGQRRAAGLRREELALLAGISVDYVTRLEQGRAANPSGQIVEALARALRLTGDERTYLFRLARLVPPGPETVPAYITPSVQRLLDRLVDTPVGVSDAAMTLLVTNPMYAALMGDPSGRRGFERNGVWRNFLGAPTRVRHTPDERRAFEIGMVAELRATASRYPADRQLRRLIAELRAGSERFAELWDAGVVGRLEASRKTIEHPQVGLLTLDCDLLRVEGNDLHILVYSAEPGTEAAEKLELLSVLGTQSLAG from the coding sequence ATGACGACGACGGAACTGGGGCGGGCGCTGCGCCGCTGGCGAGACCGGGTCGCTCCGGAGAGCGCCGGACTGCCCACCGGTGGTCAGCGGCGCGCGGCCGGGCTGCGTCGCGAGGAACTGGCCCTGCTGGCGGGGATCTCGGTCGACTACGTCACCCGCCTCGAACAAGGGCGGGCGGCCAACCCCTCCGGACAGATCGTCGAAGCCCTGGCCCGGGCGCTGCGGCTGACGGGGGACGAGCGGACGTACCTGTTCCGGCTGGCCCGGCTGGTGCCGCCGGGTCCCGAAACCGTGCCCGCGTACATCACGCCGAGCGTGCAGCGGCTGCTGGACCGGCTGGTGGACACCCCTGTCGGCGTCTCCGACGCGGCCATGACGCTGCTGGTGACCAACCCGATGTATGCCGCGCTGATGGGCGATCCCTCCGGCCGGCGTGGCTTCGAACGCAACGGGGTGTGGCGCAACTTCCTCGGCGCTCCCACCCGGGTCCGGCACACCCCGGACGAGCGGCGCGCGTTCGAGATCGGCATGGTCGCCGAACTGCGGGCAACGGCCAGTCGGTATCCCGCCGACCGGCAACTGCGGCGCCTGATCGCGGAGTTGCGTGCGGGCAGCGAGCGGTTCGCCGAGCTGTGGGACGCGGGTGTCGTCGGCCGACTCGAGGCCTCGCGCAAGACGATCGAGCATCCTCAGGTGGGCCTGCTGACTCTGGACTGCGATCTGCTCCGGGTCGAGGGCAATGATCTGCACATCCTCGTGTACTCGGCCGAACCGGGCACCGAGGCCGCCGAGAAGCTGGAGCTGCTCTCCGTCCTCGGCACCCAGTCACTCGCGGGCTGA
- a CDS encoding SDR family oxidoreductase: protein MTTTLITGANKGLGFETARRLLAAGHTVYVGARDAERGRRAAEQLGARFIQLDVTDDASVQAAAKTIEADGGLDVLVNNAGIEQRGEDNSVPGAAELTADTLRTVFETNVFGVVRVTHAFLPLLQRSAAPVVVNVSSGLASLTRVADPADPAYHYQGVAYPASKATVNMITVQYAKAFPEMRINAVEPGFTATDLNGHAGTQTVEEGAEIIVRMAQTGPDGRTGGYVDIDGPMPW from the coding sequence ATGACAACGACACTGATCACCGGAGCCAACAAGGGCCTCGGCTTCGAGACCGCCCGCCGACTCCTCGCCGCAGGCCACACCGTCTACGTCGGTGCCCGCGACGCCGAGCGCGGTCGCCGCGCCGCCGAACAGCTCGGCGCCCGGTTCATCCAGCTCGACGTCACCGACGACGCCTCCGTCCAGGCAGCCGCGAAGACCATCGAGGCCGACGGCGGGCTCGACGTCCTGGTCAACAACGCCGGCATCGAACAGCGGGGCGAGGACAACAGCGTGCCCGGCGCCGCGGAGCTCACCGCCGACACGCTGCGCACTGTGTTCGAGACGAACGTCTTCGGCGTCGTCCGCGTCACCCACGCCTTCCTGCCGCTGCTCCAGCGCTCCGCCGCCCCCGTCGTGGTCAACGTCAGCAGTGGCCTGGCCTCGTTGACCAGGGTGGCCGACCCGGCCGATCCGGCATACCACTACCAGGGCGTCGCCTACCCGGCGTCCAAGGCCACGGTCAACATGATCACCGTGCAGTACGCGAAGGCGTTCCCGGAGATGCGGATCAACGCCGTGGAGCCCGGCTTCACCGCGACGGACCTCAACGGGCACGCCGGCACCCAGACCGTCGAGGAAGGCGCCGAGATCATCGTCCGCATGGCACAGACGGGCCCCGACGGCCGGACCGGCGGCTACGTCGACATCGACGGGCCCATGCCCTGGTAG